A single window of Pseudobdellovibrionaceae bacterium DNA harbors:
- a CDS encoding NAD-dependent epimerase/dehydratase family protein yields MEQTVLITGGAGFLGSHLAERYLLSGHRVIALDNFATGRQENIALLQKVAGDRFLFIEADVCKDWSTWIPRIPASWMTGLKSCFHFASPASPPHYQRLGIETMWVNTLALEHCLRFADQLGAHVTFASTSEVYGDPEVSPQTESYRGWVNTWGPRACYDEAKRFGEALIYTWNQKRGTQHGCVRIFNTYGPRMNPVDGRVIINFLVQALNDQKLTIYGTGQQTRSFCYVDDLVDGIVLYSTRRLSRPVNIGSEGEFSVKELGEMVRQIFAHKNLEFEYQPLPADDPKQRRPDLTLARECLAPWGGPKVDLKSGLLRMVDWLDKELRSKPGGLATAPSPKVQHQ; encoded by the coding sequence ATGGAACAAACAGTTCTGATTACCGGCGGCGCCGGCTTCTTGGGATCGCATTTGGCGGAAAGATATCTTCTTTCCGGCCATCGCGTCATTGCCCTGGATAACTTCGCCACCGGACGCCAAGAGAACATCGCCCTTCTACAAAAGGTGGCTGGTGACCGCTTCCTTTTCATCGAGGCCGACGTCTGCAAAGACTGGTCGACTTGGATTCCGCGGATCCCGGCCTCATGGATGACGGGGCTGAAAAGTTGTTTCCATTTCGCGTCTCCGGCCTCGCCGCCGCATTATCAACGCTTGGGAATCGAAACGATGTGGGTGAACACACTCGCGCTCGAGCATTGTCTGCGTTTCGCGGATCAGTTGGGCGCGCACGTGACGTTCGCGTCGACGAGCGAAGTGTACGGCGATCCCGAGGTTTCTCCACAAACCGAAAGTTATCGCGGCTGGGTTAATACCTGGGGACCGCGCGCTTGTTACGATGAAGCCAAACGTTTCGGCGAAGCGCTGATTTACACTTGGAACCAAAAGCGCGGCACCCAACACGGCTGCGTGCGGATTTTCAATACCTACGGTCCGCGTATGAATCCCGTCGACGGTCGCGTGATCATCAACTTCCTGGTGCAAGCATTGAATGATCAGAAGCTGACGATCTACGGAACCGGTCAGCAGACGCGCAGCTTCTGCTACGTCGACGATCTGGTGGATGGGATCGTTCTGTATTCGACTCGCCGTCTTTCGCGTCCCGTGAACATCGGTAGCGAGGGCGAGTTTTCGGTGAAGGAACTGGGCGAGATGGTTCGTCAGATCTTCGCCCACAAAAATTTGGAATTCGAATATCAACCGCTCCCGGCGGACGATCCCAAGCAACGTCGTCCGGATCTGACTCTGGCGCGCGAGTGCCTTGCGCCCTGGGGTGGACCGAAGGTGGATCTGAAGTCGGGTCTTTTGCGCATGGTGGATTGGCTCGATAAAGAGCTGCGTTCCAAGCCGGGCGGCCTGGCGACGGCCCCGAGCCCGAAGGTTCAACACCAATGA
- the galE gene encoding UDP-glucose 4-epimerase GalE, producing the protein MSRPEILVTGGAGYIGSHTCKLLSQRGFTPVIVDNLVYGHEWAVKWGPLYRGELSDREFLRSVFQKHKIQAVLHFAAYAYVGESVKDPLKYYTNNVAGSLSLMSAAVEAGIPRFVFSSTCATYGEPERMPIAETTPQNPVNPYGASKLMIERALKDLSAAAPLQVVALRYFNACGADVDGEIGEHHDPETHLIPLALEAAHGKRELTVFGTDYPTPDGTCIRDYIHVTDLAEAHVMAMDWMTRNTSAKFEVFNLGTGQGVSVRELIDTVARITGRQVPARMGARRAGDPPVLVATAAKAKELMGWEPRHSGLENIVRTADNWYRKHFGAEVER; encoded by the coding sequence ATGAGCCGTCCGGAAATCCTCGTCACGGGTGGGGCCGGTTACATCGGAAGCCATACGTGCAAGCTCCTCTCGCAACGGGGTTTCACGCCCGTCATCGTCGACAATCTGGTTTATGGACACGAATGGGCCGTGAAGTGGGGACCGCTTTATCGCGGGGAGCTTTCGGATCGCGAATTTCTGCGCTCCGTTTTTCAAAAACATAAAATTCAGGCGGTTCTTCATTTCGCGGCGTACGCGTACGTCGGTGAAAGCGTGAAAGACCCGTTGAAGTACTACACGAACAACGTCGCGGGTTCGCTGAGCCTGATGAGCGCCGCGGTCGAGGCGGGAATTCCGCGTTTCGTATTCTCCAGCACCTGCGCGACCTACGGAGAGCCGGAGCGTATGCCCATCGCCGAGACGACGCCGCAAAATCCCGTCAATCCGTATGGGGCGTCGAAGCTGATGATCGAGCGGGCCTTGAAAGATCTGAGTGCCGCCGCGCCCCTACAAGTGGTCGCGCTTCGCTACTTCAATGCCTGCGGCGCGGATGTCGATGGCGAAATCGGCGAACACCACGATCCCGAAACGCATTTGATTCCGCTCGCGCTCGAGGCGGCGCACGGCAAACGTGAGTTGACGGTTTTCGGAACGGACTATCCCACGCCGGATGGGACTTGCATTCGTGATTACATCCATGTCACCGATCTGGCCGAGGCCCATGTGATGGCCATGGACTGGATGACTCGCAATACCTCTGCGAAGTTCGAGGTTTTCAACCTCGGCACGGGTCAGGGTGTGTCGGTGCGTGAGTTGATCGACACCGTGGCGCGGATCACGGGCCGACAGGTTCCCGCGAGAATGGGCGCCCGCCGCGCGGGGGATCCGCCGGTCCTCGTCGCCACGGCCGCGAAAGCGAAAGAGCTGATGGGCTGGGAGCCCCGCCATTCGGGGCTCGAGAACATCGTGCGCACCGCGGATAATTGGTATCGCAAACATTTCGGTGCGGAGGTCGAACGATGA
- the dnaB gene encoding replicative DNA helicase, translating into MAGRLPPQNIEAEQSILGALMLDSMVWDSLGDQISAEDFYKPAHGILFTTFKTLIAKNQPVDLITVTNYLTGENQLQAIGGTEYLVELVNRTVSTANVVTHAKIVREKALVRRAIHISGEVIDQGYSEDFESVAGFLDEAEGKFYRLGEARQTEGLVSPMELVKQSIKEIEERFKKKAAVTGLGSGFTGLDKMTSGFNPGELLILAARPSMGKTAFSLNIAQHIALRLKKTVAYFSLEMSKEAVMMRLLASEARVNMGELKTGQISDSAWPKLIDAAGRLSEAPLFIDDTSGISPFEVRSRCRRLKAQHGLDCIMIDYLQIMKLKEKVDSREREVAEISGTLKAIAKELRVPVIALAQLNRGVESRTEKKPMLSDLRESGSIEQDADVIMMLYREEYYDKSDEKKGHAEVIIGKQRNGPTGTVALRFDGQFGRFRDADPEPSHPMPPPPMQPPAGVTPFGGSKPKNFAPGAQT; encoded by the coding sequence ATGGCAGGCCGTTTACCGCCACAGAATATTGAGGCTGAGCAGTCCATTTTGGGCGCGCTCATGCTCGATTCGATGGTTTGGGACTCTTTGGGGGACCAAATCTCGGCTGAAGATTTCTATAAGCCCGCTCACGGCATCCTGTTCACGACCTTCAAAACCCTGATCGCTAAGAATCAGCCGGTCGACCTCATCACGGTCACCAACTACCTCACCGGCGAGAATCAGCTCCAAGCGATCGGCGGAACGGAATACCTCGTCGAGCTCGTGAACCGCACCGTTTCCACCGCGAACGTCGTCACGCACGCCAAAATCGTGCGGGAAAAAGCCCTCGTCCGTCGCGCGATTCACATCTCGGGCGAAGTCATCGACCAGGGCTACTCGGAAGACTTCGAAAGCGTCGCCGGCTTCTTGGATGAAGCCGAAGGGAAATTCTACCGCCTTGGTGAGGCTCGCCAAACCGAAGGGCTCGTCAGCCCGATGGAACTGGTCAAACAGAGCATCAAAGAAATTGAAGAGCGCTTTAAGAAAAAAGCGGCCGTCACCGGCCTCGGTTCGGGCTTCACTGGCCTGGATAAAATGACCTCGGGCTTCAACCCGGGCGAGCTTTTGATCCTCGCGGCCCGTCCTTCCATGGGAAAGACCGCGTTCTCGCTGAACATCGCTCAACATATCGCGCTTCGTTTGAAGAAGACCGTCGCCTACTTCTCGCTCGAGATGAGTAAGGAAGCGGTCATGATGCGTCTTCTGGCTTCCGAGGCGCGCGTGAATATGGGTGAACTCAAAACCGGTCAAATCAGCGACTCGGCTTGGCCCAAACTGATCGATGCGGCTGGCCGCTTATCCGAAGCGCCGTTGTTCATCGACGATACGTCCGGCATCAGCCCCTTCGAGGTGCGTTCGCGCTGCCGTCGTCTGAAAGCGCAGCACGGTCTGGATTGCATCATGATCGATTACCTTCAGATCATGAAACTGAAAGAAAAAGTCGATAGCCGCGAACGTGAGGTCGCCGAGATCTCCGGAACCTTGAAGGCCATCGCGAAGGAACTCCGCGTTCCCGTCATCGCCCTCGCCCAGCTGAACCGGGGCGTGGAAAGCCGTACCGAGAAAAAGCCCATGCTGTCCGATCTTCGTGAATCCGGCTCGATCGAGCAGGATGCGGACGTCATCATGATGCTTTACCGCGAAGAGTATTACGACAAATCGGATGAAAAGAAGGGTCACGCCGAAGTGATCATCGGCAAACAGCGTAACGGTCCCACCGGCACCGTGGCGCTGCGCTTTGATGGCCAGTTCGGTCGCTTCCGCGACGCGGATCCGGAACCTTCGCATCCGATGCCCCCGCCGCCGATGCAGCCTCCGGCTGGCGTCACGCCTTTCGGCGGTTCGAAACCGAAAAACTTCGCTCCGGGCGCACAAACTTAG
- a CDS encoding site-specific DNA inversion stimulation factor: MTPNLNSSDQLFVANLSAVSLEKLVKSKLEVLFQQQREAQVELNGLYGVVMEQVERPLIEIALRAYNGNQVKTAQMLGINRNTLKKKIDTYKIRVKKGPHLS; this comes from the coding sequence ATGACTCCCAACCTGAACAGCTCGGACCAACTGTTTGTCGCAAACTTGTCGGCAGTCAGCCTTGAGAAGCTGGTGAAAAGCAAATTGGAAGTCCTGTTCCAACAACAGCGCGAAGCTCAAGTTGAACTGAACGGTCTGTACGGCGTGGTCATGGAGCAAGTGGAGCGTCCCCTCATCGAGATCGCTTTGCGCGCTTACAATGGCAACCAAGTGAAAACCGCTCAGATGTTGGGTATCAACCGCAACACCCTGAAAAAGAAAATCGACACCTACAAGATCCGCGTTAAAAAAGGCCCGCACCTCTCGTAA
- a CDS encoding radical SAM protein has product MIKINEIFFSIQGESTFVGFPTVFIRTTGCHLRCTYCDTKYSYHEGEFMDRARILEEVARHPARHVCVTGGEPLLQKESLTLMTELCDRGYSVSLETSGGKSIAGVDPRVHTILDVKTPSSGAANSFVSENLNHLNEKTEFKFVVCTDEDFVWAEDFCRQHDLFGKFTVLYSPSYEEMKPRWLAEKILHERSPARLQLQLHKYIWSPETRGV; this is encoded by the coding sequence GTGATCAAAATCAACGAAATTTTCTTTAGCATCCAGGGCGAGTCCACGTTCGTGGGATTCCCCACGGTCTTTATCCGGACCACGGGATGCCATTTGCGCTGCACCTACTGCGACACCAAGTATTCCTACCATGAGGGCGAATTCATGGACCGGGCGCGAATCCTGGAAGAGGTCGCGCGTCACCCCGCACGCCACGTCTGCGTGACGGGAGGAGAGCCTTTACTCCAGAAAGAATCTCTAACCCTGATGACCGAACTGTGTGATCGCGGCTACAGCGTTTCGCTTGAAACAAGTGGTGGCAAATCCATTGCGGGCGTAGATCCCCGGGTTCATACCATTTTGGACGTGAAGACGCCCTCCAGTGGCGCCGCCAATTCGTTTGTGAGCGAAAATCTCAATCATTTGAATGAAAAAACGGAGTTCAAGTTCGTCGTCTGCACGGACGAGGATTTCGTTTGGGCCGAAGATTTCTGCCGTCAACATGATTTGTTTGGAAAGTTCACGGTTTTATACAGTCCATCATATGAAGAAATGAAACCCCGCTGGTTGGCCGAAAAGATTTTGCACGAAAGATCACCTGCACGCTTGCAATTGCAGCTTCATAAATATATTTGGAGTCCCGAAACGCGCGGAGTTTGA
- a CDS encoding DNA translocase FtsK, translating to MKFDLLALIYFGGGIFLSFALATFNPKDPSLNSLNWSREVHNACGVVGSFLADLFLQGVGLAAFLIPLALFALAWRDIVRVGGKLNPLKIVFAVCLVLTGAALLNHYWPDHRFFQNEIRAGGLAGLGINHLFVKIFNPVGAQIMMWLGFSLFAVCCFEMSVMDLLAHPGAALKKLKGLLVLFWGALGNAFKGDPEAEMKVNRLKLQTASAGASQEVKGSALFRIFDRDPAPSETKKMPLIKEAKPQPVTASTKLSLIPQVVNEPEETEVDDDAERAPVPVRVETRAPEKRKVVEKVKVMRRIENWELPKVSLVEDPPLSRIRIEEKEIRRKADLLKEKMSHFSVRGDVVAAKPGPVVTMFEFKPDADVKLSKITELSDDLALALSSESLRIIAPIPGRDVVGIETANAQRETVYMKDMLVDEDFWREDIKLPVALGKQANGDPKIVDLRRMPHLMVAGTTGSGKSVFTVSTITGLLFRHSPKTLRLILIDPKQVDLAAFEKVPHLLMPVLNDSREAVLALKWAVREMEKRYKSMSKFGARGLEDYNKVVADLSKSQIEEHAQANVELENTPGKKGEAYYYTPQPFLVIVVEEFADLMMADKGAVETSVVRLAQKARACGIHLMICMQSPRKEVVTGLIRTNFSSRIAFKVSGAMESRIILDGTGAERLLQQGDMLFMGLGNSSLVRHHGPFLKDGDIAAVTKHWNDQAEPEFDPLIMRALEGTPEGGDYDGGGEGGNEEYDEKYDEILAWAATQKEISASLIQRRFQLGYPRAARLIETFERENVVGPANGSKPRQVLIGAIGSMSS from the coding sequence ATGAAATTCGACCTGTTGGCGCTGATTTATTTCGGCGGCGGCATCTTCCTTTCCTTTGCTTTGGCGACCTTCAACCCCAAGGACCCTTCGCTCAATTCGCTGAATTGGAGTCGTGAAGTTCACAATGCCTGCGGGGTCGTGGGTAGCTTCCTGGCCGATCTCTTCCTGCAGGGGGTGGGCCTCGCCGCGTTTCTGATCCCTTTGGCGCTCTTTGCCCTTGCTTGGCGCGATATCGTGCGTGTGGGGGGCAAGCTCAATCCCCTCAAGATCGTTTTCGCGGTCTGTTTGGTGCTGACGGGCGCGGCCCTGTTGAATCATTACTGGCCCGATCACCGCTTTTTTCAGAATGAAATCCGCGCGGGCGGTCTGGCGGGCCTGGGGATCAACCATCTTTTCGTGAAAATCTTCAATCCCGTGGGCGCCCAGATCATGATGTGGCTGGGGTTCTCGCTTTTTGCGGTCTGCTGCTTCGAAATGTCGGTCATGGACCTTTTGGCCCATCCCGGAGCCGCGTTGAAAAAATTGAAGGGACTGCTGGTGCTGTTTTGGGGTGCCCTCGGTAACGCTTTCAAGGGTGACCCCGAGGCCGAGATGAAGGTCAACCGCCTGAAGCTGCAAACCGCGAGCGCCGGGGCCAGCCAAGAAGTGAAAGGCTCAGCCCTGTTCCGAATTTTCGATCGTGATCCCGCGCCGAGCGAAACCAAAAAAATGCCGTTGATCAAAGAGGCCAAACCTCAACCGGTTACGGCTTCCACCAAGTTGAGTCTGATTCCGCAAGTGGTGAACGAGCCCGAAGAGACCGAGGTCGACGACGACGCGGAACGCGCGCCCGTCCCGGTTCGCGTGGAGACGCGCGCGCCGGAAAAGCGCAAGGTCGTGGAAAAGGTGAAAGTCATGCGCCGGATCGAGAACTGGGAGCTTCCCAAGGTCTCGCTGGTGGAGGACCCCCCGCTTTCGCGCATCCGTATCGAAGAGAAAGAAATTCGCCGTAAAGCGGATCTGCTGAAAGAGAAGATGTCGCATTTCTCGGTGCGCGGGGACGTTGTCGCGGCGAAACCGGGGCCCGTCGTGACCATGTTCGAGTTCAAACCCGATGCGGACGTGAAGCTTTCGAAAATTACGGAGCTTTCGGATGACCTCGCGCTCGCTCTGTCCAGTGAGTCACTGCGGATCATCGCGCCGATTCCGGGCCGTGACGTCGTCGGTATTGAAACGGCGAACGCCCAACGCGAAACCGTCTACATGAAAGACATGTTGGTGGACGAGGATTTCTGGCGCGAGGACATCAAGCTGCCAGTCGCATTAGGCAAGCAGGCGAACGGTGACCCGAAGATCGTCGATCTGCGCCGTATGCCCCACTTGATGGTTGCGGGGACGACGGGATCGGGAAAATCGGTCTTTACCGTTTCGACGATCACGGGACTGCTCTTCCGCCATTCGCCCAAAACTCTGCGGTTGATCCTGATCGATCCGAAACAGGTTGATCTGGCCGCGTTCGAGAAGGTTCCGCATCTTCTGATGCCGGTCCTGAACGATTCCCGTGAAGCGGTCCTCGCGCTCAAATGGGCCGTCCGCGAGATGGAGAAGCGTTATAAGTCGATGTCGAAGTTCGGTGCGCGCGGCCTTGAGGATTACAACAAAGTCGTCGCGGATCTTTCGAAGTCGCAGATCGAAGAACATGCGCAAGCGAACGTCGAGCTGGAAAATACGCCCGGTAAAAAGGGCGAAGCTTATTACTATACGCCCCAACCGTTCCTGGTCATCGTGGTGGAGGAGTTCGCCGACTTGATGATGGCCGACAAGGGCGCGGTCGAAACTTCGGTCGTCCGTCTGGCGCAGAAGGCGCGGGCGTGCGGAATCCATTTGATGATCTGTATGCAGAGCCCGCGCAAAGAGGTCGTCACGGGCCTTATCCGCACGAACTTCTCGTCACGGATCGCGTTCAAGGTTTCGGGCGCGATGGAATCGCGAATCATCCTGGACGGCACCGGCGCCGAGCGTTTGCTGCAGCAAGGTGACATGCTCTTCATGGGGCTCGGAAATTCGAGCCTGGTTCGCCACCACGGTCCGTTCCTGAAAGATGGGGACATCGCGGCGGTCACCAAACATTGGAACGATCAGGCGGAACCGGAATTCGATCCCCTCATCATGCGCGCGCTCGAAGGGACGCCCGAAGGCGGCGACTACGACGGCGGGGGCGAGGGTGGAAATGAAGAGTACGATGAAAAGTACGACGAGATCCTGGCTTGGGCCGCGACGCAAAAAGAAATCAGCGCCTCGCTCATTCAACGTCGGTTTCAATTGGGTTATCCCCGCGCCGCTCGTTTGATCGAAACCTTTGAGCGGGAAAATGTCGTCGGACCGGCGAACGGCAGCAAGCCGCGTCAGGTCCTGATCGGCGCTATTGGCTCGATGAGCTCTTAA